A genomic window from Osmerus eperlanus chromosome 5, fOsmEpe2.1, whole genome shotgun sequence includes:
- the hdhd5 gene encoding haloacid dehalogenase-like hydrolase domain-containing 5 isoform X1, with protein MAEFLQRFSILKSGWRLLGKLDSFPTSRKYSNQVYKSFGLLFDIDGVLVRGRTPIPAAKQCFRNLVDRDGKYKVPVVFVTNAGNCMRQAKAEQLSHLLEVEVSPDQVMLSHSPLRMFSQFHNMCVLVSGQGQVVEVAHKLGFQNVVTVDMLREAYPLLDVVDHNRRPKYNVPSTKYLPPIDAIILFGEPVRWETNLQLIIDVLLTNGQPGSTVTSLKYPHIPVLACNMDLLWMAEAKNPRFGHGMFLVCLQSLYKKITGCELKYEALIGKPSMVTYNYAELLVKQQADSLGWTQPVKRLYAIGDNPMSDIYGANLYNRYLQATRRARAQLQAHQGCGGGESQGEALEDSPGMTSTELGGGSGVYAVKENQPEACVSILVCTGVYSQDEQELPPDPHHTVTEHRIFHGHRDFRFDPSLTQPSFLVQDVREAVGLVFQKEGFPLE; from the exons ATGGCAGAATTTTTGCAAAGATTCAGTATTTTAAAAAGTGGTTGGCGACTACTTGGAAAACTTGATTCGTTTCCAACATCACGGAAGTACAGCAAT CAGGTCTACAAGTCTTTTGGACTATTGTTTGACATTGATGGGGTGCTGGTGAGGGGTAGGACGCCTATCCCTGCTGCCAAACAGTGCTTCAGGAACCTGGTAGACCGGGATGGAAAGTACAAGGTTCCTGTGGTGTTTGTGACCAATGCAGGAAACTGTATGAGGCAGGCCAAGGCTGAGCAACTATCACACCTGCTGGAAGTTGAG GTGTCCCCAGACCAGGTGATGCTGTCCCACAGTCCTCTGCGTATGTTCAGCCAGTTCCACAacatgtgtgtgctggtgtcagGACAGGGCCAAGTCGTAGAGGTGGCTCACAA GCTAGGGTTCCAGAACGTTGTGACCGTTGATATGCTGAGAGAGGCGTATCCTTTGCTTGATGTGGTGGATCATAATAGGAGACCGAAATACAAT GTTCCATCGACTAAATATCTACCACCTATAGATG CAATCATTCTGTTTGGTGAGCCAGTCAGATGGGAGACTAACCTCCAGCTGATTATTGACGTCCTCCTAACCAATGGGCAACCAGGGAGTACTGTGACATCGCTGAAATACCCTCACATACCAGTGCTGGCCTGTAATATGGACCTCTTGTGGATGGCAGAGGCGAAAAATCCTCG ATTTGGCCATGGCATGTTTCTAGTGTGCCTGCAAAGTCTGTATAAGAAGATCACAGGCTGTGAGCTGAAGTATGAGGCTCTGATAGGGAAGCCCAGCATGGTGACGTATAATTACGCAGAGCTGCTTGTGAAACAGCAGGCTGACAGCCTGGGCTGGACCCAGCCCGTGAAGCGGCTCTACGCCATCGG TGACAACCCCATGTCAGACATCTATGGTGCCAACCTCTATAACCGCTACCTCCAGGCCACGAGGCGGGCCAGGGCACAgctgcaggcccaccaggggTGCGGAGGAGGAGAGTCCCAGGGGGAGGCACTGGAGGACAGCCCCGGCATGACCTCCACAGAGCTGGGCGGGGGTTCTGGTGTGTATGCGGTGAAAGAGAACCAGCCCGAGGCTTGTGTCTCTATCTTGGTATGTACGGGCGTGTACAGCCAGGACGAGCAGGAGctgcccccagacccccaccacaCTGTCACAGAGCACCGCATCTTTCACGGCCACAGGGACTTCCGTTTCGACCCCAGCCTGACCCAGCCGTCCTTCTTGGTGCAGGATGTCAGGGAGGCAGTGGGGCTGGTGTTCCAGAAGGAGGGCTTTCCCCTGGAGTAG
- the hdhd5 gene encoding haloacid dehalogenase-like hydrolase domain-containing 5 isoform X3 produces MRQAKAEQLSHLLEVEVSPDQVMLSHSPLRMFSQFHNMCVLVSGQGQVVEVAHKLGFQNVVTVDMLREAYPLLDVVDHNRRPKYNVPSTKYLPPIDAIILFGEPVRWETNLQLIIDVLLTNGQPGSTVTSLKYPHIPVLACNMDLLWMAEAKNPRFGHGMFLVCLQSLYKKITGCELKYEALIGKPSMVTYNYAELLVKQQADSLGWTQPVKRLYAIGDNPMSDIYGANLYNRYLQATRRARAQLQAHQGCGGGESQGEALEDSPGMTSTELGGGSGVYAVKENQPEACVSILVCTGVYSQDEQELPPDPHHTVTEHRIFHGHRDFRFDPSLTQPSFLVQDVREAVGLVFQKEGFPLE; encoded by the exons ATGAGGCAGGCCAAGGCTGAGCAACTATCACACCTGCTGGAAGTTGAG GTGTCCCCAGACCAGGTGATGCTGTCCCACAGTCCTCTGCGTATGTTCAGCCAGTTCCACAacatgtgtgtgctggtgtcagGACAGGGCCAAGTCGTAGAGGTGGCTCACAA GCTAGGGTTCCAGAACGTTGTGACCGTTGATATGCTGAGAGAGGCGTATCCTTTGCTTGATGTGGTGGATCATAATAGGAGACCGAAATACAAT GTTCCATCGACTAAATATCTACCACCTATAGATG CAATCATTCTGTTTGGTGAGCCAGTCAGATGGGAGACTAACCTCCAGCTGATTATTGACGTCCTCCTAACCAATGGGCAACCAGGGAGTACTGTGACATCGCTGAAATACCCTCACATACCAGTGCTGGCCTGTAATATGGACCTCTTGTGGATGGCAGAGGCGAAAAATCCTCG ATTTGGCCATGGCATGTTTCTAGTGTGCCTGCAAAGTCTGTATAAGAAGATCACAGGCTGTGAGCTGAAGTATGAGGCTCTGATAGGGAAGCCCAGCATGGTGACGTATAATTACGCAGAGCTGCTTGTGAAACAGCAGGCTGACAGCCTGGGCTGGACCCAGCCCGTGAAGCGGCTCTACGCCATCGG TGACAACCCCATGTCAGACATCTATGGTGCCAACCTCTATAACCGCTACCTCCAGGCCACGAGGCGGGCCAGGGCACAgctgcaggcccaccaggggTGCGGAGGAGGAGAGTCCCAGGGGGAGGCACTGGAGGACAGCCCCGGCATGACCTCCACAGAGCTGGGCGGGGGTTCTGGTGTGTATGCGGTGAAAGAGAACCAGCCCGAGGCTTGTGTCTCTATCTTGGTATGTACGGGCGTGTACAGCCAGGACGAGCAGGAGctgcccccagacccccaccacaCTGTCACAGAGCACCGCATCTTTCACGGCCACAGGGACTTCCGTTTCGACCCCAGCCTGACCCAGCCGTCCTTCTTGGTGCAGGATGTCAGGGAGGCAGTGGGGCTGGTGTTCCAGAAGGAGGGCTTTCCCCTGGAGTAG
- the LOC134021328 gene encoding ras-related protein Rab-19-like, producing MQWSKWVGSWKSHLPRQPSGPGQDDSFDFLFKIILVGDSDVGKTCVVQSFKSGMFSEKQQNTIGVDFTVRTMNIDGKKVKLQVWDTAGQERFRTITQSYYRSAHGAMVAYDITRRTTFESVTNWINEVQQYGAAGVVLILIGNKSDLESRRQVLFEDACTLAEERGALAALETSAKQAQNVEAAFSLMARELLARNGMTVTDEPSQALPHFLLGTNSHPIHGPVSSDKKSCDCKGA from the exons ATGCAGTGGAGCAAGTGGGTTGGCAGCTGGAAATCACACCTACCAAGACAG CCCTCGGGACCCGGGCAGGATGACTCCTTTGACTTCCTGTTCAAGATCATCCTAGTTGGTGACTCAGACGTGGGAAAGACCTGCGTGGTCCAGAGCTTCAAGTCTGGGATGTTTTCAGAAAAACAGCAGAACACCATTGGGGTGGACTTTACTGTTCGCACCATGAATATTGATGGCAAGAAAGTGAAG tTGCAGGTGTGGGACACAGCAGGGCAGGAACGATTTCGCACCATCACCCAGAGTTACTACCGCAGCGCTCATGGAGCCATGGTGGCCTATGACATCACACGCCGCACCACCTTTGAATCTGTGACTAACTGGATCAATGAAGTGCAGCAGTACGGGGCAGCCGGCGTGGTGCTCATCCTCATTG GTAACAAGTCAGACCTGGAGTCCCGAAGACAGGTGCTTTTTGAGGATGCATGCACCctggcggaggagaggggagcgctGGCCGCCCTAGAGACCTCAGCCAAGCAGGCTCAGAATGTCGAAGCTGCCTTCAGTCTGATGGCCCGGGAGCTGCTAGCACGCAACGGCATGACCGTGACTGACGAACCTTCCCAGGCCCTGCCGCACTTCCTGCTCGGCACCAACTCTCATCCAATCCACGGCCCTGTTTCATCAGATAAGAAGTCATGTGATTGTAAAGGAGCCTAA
- the ccdc34 gene encoding coiled-coil domain-containing protein 34 codes for MTTFPTSASKSFSSTPLKKQSTGTDLHRSKSVDADSPHGSTYSLLSPIYHDSFDSDEEGLSPATGRLIDTSATQSEDARPVSPARVELPRKPPQSTGTEGDDPTASLNAWERWLVCKAKDERIRMERKLEEERIEKEKQEKQEIEQHRKKMVVEEKIQEWLKMKREQEKQEKQQKQSRRQEEMQKQQQKQRDVEQKAQQKYREWLRRKNQEKMEKEMREKEEVEKKEAQERERRQRAEEKFKEWLASAHDKSQLCPKTAGCSRDVYATTSYPSPSFYNPIPWKPIHVPPPEKPPKKKTSHRKVQSQPKYQHSPRMAFRLRDTVSSAHLQTRR; via the exons ATGACAACGTTCCCCACCTCGGCCTCGAAGAGTTTCAGCTCGACCCCATTGAAGAAGCAAAGCACTGGCACAGATTTACACAGATCTAAAAGTGTGGACGCTGACTCACCACACGGCTCCACGTACTCCCTGCTCTCGCCCATCTATCATGACAGCTTTGACAGTGATGAGGAAGGTCTGAGTCCTGCAACAGGTCGTCTCATAGACACCTCTGCAACACAGAGCGAAGATGCAAGACCCGTCTCCCCTGCCAG AGTGGAACTGCCTCGGAAACCTCCTCAGAGCACCGGGACTGAAGGCGATGACCCTACAGCGTCTCTCAATGCCTGGGAGCGATGGCTGGTTTGCAAAGCCAAAGATGAGAGAATCAGAATGGAGAGGAAATTAGAGGAG GAGcgcatagagaaagagaaacaagagAAGCAGGAGATAGAGCAACATAGAAAGAAGATGGTTGTGGAGGAAAAGATCCAAGAGTGGCTGAAAATGAAAAGAGAGCAG gagaagcaggagaaaCAGCAGAAGCAGAGCAGACGGCAGGAGGAGATGCAGAAGCAGCAACAGAAGCAGAGGGACGTGGAACAGAAAGCCCAGCAGAAGTACAGAGAGTGGCTTCGGAGGAAGAACCAGGAGAAAATGgaaaaggagatgagagagaag gaggaggtggaaaagAAAGAGgctcaagagagggagaggagacagagagcagaggagaagttTAAGGAATGGCTAGCCAGTGCCCATGACAAGAGCCAACTATGTCCCAAGACAGCAGGTTGCTCCAGAG ATGTCTATGCCACCACATCCTACCCGTCTCCCAGCTTCTACAATCCAATCCCATGGAAGCCCATCCATGTTCCACCTCCAGAGAAACCACCAAAGAAGAAAACATCCCATAGAAAAGTGCAAAGTCAGCCTAAATACCAGCATAGTCCCAGGATGGCCTTCAGACTGAGAGACACAGTGAGCTCAGCTCATCTGCAGACTAGGAGATGA
- the hdhd5 gene encoding haloacid dehalogenase-like hydrolase domain-containing 5 isoform X2 has product MAEFLQRFSILKSGWRLLGKLDSFPTSRKYSNVYKSFGLLFDIDGVLVRGRTPIPAAKQCFRNLVDRDGKYKVPVVFVTNAGNCMRQAKAEQLSHLLEVEVSPDQVMLSHSPLRMFSQFHNMCVLVSGQGQVVEVAHKLGFQNVVTVDMLREAYPLLDVVDHNRRPKYNVPSTKYLPPIDAIILFGEPVRWETNLQLIIDVLLTNGQPGSTVTSLKYPHIPVLACNMDLLWMAEAKNPRFGHGMFLVCLQSLYKKITGCELKYEALIGKPSMVTYNYAELLVKQQADSLGWTQPVKRLYAIGDNPMSDIYGANLYNRYLQATRRARAQLQAHQGCGGGESQGEALEDSPGMTSTELGGGSGVYAVKENQPEACVSILVCTGVYSQDEQELPPDPHHTVTEHRIFHGHRDFRFDPSLTQPSFLVQDVREAVGLVFQKEGFPLE; this is encoded by the exons ATGGCAGAATTTTTGCAAAGATTCAGTATTTTAAAAAGTGGTTGGCGACTACTTGGAAAACTTGATTCGTTTCCAACATCACGGAAGTACAGCAAT GTCTACAAGTCTTTTGGACTATTGTTTGACATTGATGGGGTGCTGGTGAGGGGTAGGACGCCTATCCCTGCTGCCAAACAGTGCTTCAGGAACCTGGTAGACCGGGATGGAAAGTACAAGGTTCCTGTGGTGTTTGTGACCAATGCAGGAAACTGTATGAGGCAGGCCAAGGCTGAGCAACTATCACACCTGCTGGAAGTTGAG GTGTCCCCAGACCAGGTGATGCTGTCCCACAGTCCTCTGCGTATGTTCAGCCAGTTCCACAacatgtgtgtgctggtgtcagGACAGGGCCAAGTCGTAGAGGTGGCTCACAA GCTAGGGTTCCAGAACGTTGTGACCGTTGATATGCTGAGAGAGGCGTATCCTTTGCTTGATGTGGTGGATCATAATAGGAGACCGAAATACAAT GTTCCATCGACTAAATATCTACCACCTATAGATG CAATCATTCTGTTTGGTGAGCCAGTCAGATGGGAGACTAACCTCCAGCTGATTATTGACGTCCTCCTAACCAATGGGCAACCAGGGAGTACTGTGACATCGCTGAAATACCCTCACATACCAGTGCTGGCCTGTAATATGGACCTCTTGTGGATGGCAGAGGCGAAAAATCCTCG ATTTGGCCATGGCATGTTTCTAGTGTGCCTGCAAAGTCTGTATAAGAAGATCACAGGCTGTGAGCTGAAGTATGAGGCTCTGATAGGGAAGCCCAGCATGGTGACGTATAATTACGCAGAGCTGCTTGTGAAACAGCAGGCTGACAGCCTGGGCTGGACCCAGCCCGTGAAGCGGCTCTACGCCATCGG TGACAACCCCATGTCAGACATCTATGGTGCCAACCTCTATAACCGCTACCTCCAGGCCACGAGGCGGGCCAGGGCACAgctgcaggcccaccaggggTGCGGAGGAGGAGAGTCCCAGGGGGAGGCACTGGAGGACAGCCCCGGCATGACCTCCACAGAGCTGGGCGGGGGTTCTGGTGTGTATGCGGTGAAAGAGAACCAGCCCGAGGCTTGTGTCTCTATCTTGGTATGTACGGGCGTGTACAGCCAGGACGAGCAGGAGctgcccccagacccccaccacaCTGTCACAGAGCACCGCATCTTTCACGGCCACAGGGACTTCCGTTTCGACCCCAGCCTGACCCAGCCGTCCTTCTTGGTGCAGGATGTCAGGGAGGCAGTGGGGCTGGTGTTCCAGAAGGAGGGCTTTCCCCTGGAGTAG